In Desulfatibacillum aliphaticivorans DSM 15576, a genomic segment contains:
- a CDS encoding pyruvate kinase alpha/beta domain-containing protein produces MYFNAPGKENTKATLEAAYKRAQELGVNEIVLASSKGDTAYAALEICKGMKITAVTYHCGFTTPFVSVMKEEIKQDLESKGVRVISATHALSGVERSLLNKYGGGLCPVLIMADTLKLFGQGPKVAVEVSIMATDGGALTGADIIAVGGSGRGADSALVIKPAGQSHVFDMKIREIICKPREF; encoded by the coding sequence ATGTATTTCAACGCACCCGGAAAAGAAAACACAAAAGCGACTCTGGAAGCAGCTTATAAGCGCGCCCAGGAATTGGGCGTCAACGAAATCGTCCTGGCCTCCAGCAAGGGCGACACCGCCTACGCAGCCCTGGAAATCTGCAAGGGCATGAAGATCACGGCGGTCACCTACCACTGTGGGTTCACCACCCCCTTTGTGTCCGTGATGAAAGAGGAAATCAAGCAGGACCTGGAAAGCAAAGGCGTCCGGGTGATTTCCGCCACCCACGCCCTGTCCGGCGTGGAGCGCTCCCTTCTGAACAAGTACGGCGGAGGCCTGTGCCCCGTGCTGATTATGGCCGACACCCTCAAGCTCTTCGGCCAGGGCCCCAAGGTGGCCGTGGAAGTAAGCATCATGGCGACCGACGGCGGCGCGCTCACGGGCGCGGACATCATTGCCGTGGGAGGCTCGGGGCGCGGCGCGGACTCGGCCCTGGTGATCAAACCGGCGGGCCAGTCCCATGTCTTTGATATGAAAATCCGCGAGATCATCTGCAAACCCCGGGAATTCTAA